The Sporosarcina ureae genome includes a region encoding these proteins:
- a CDS encoding reverse transcriptase/maturase family protein: MRIPTVVLNRLTAKAKVGNYVFERLYRNLYNKEFYLEAYAKLYGNKGSNTKGVNEDTIDGMSMKRIEKLIEKLQNQTYQPNLARRVYIPKKDGKTRPLGIPTFEDKLVQEVVRRLLESIFEPSFSAHSHGFRPNRSCHTALKEIRNTFTGTRWFIEGDIKGFFNNIDHHVLVGILRKRIHDEKLINLIWKFLRAGYVEDWVFHKTYSGAPQGGIISPLLSNIYLNELDDYVGKYIARYNKGDKRIHNSSYHNLASKINNRKEKNKRDWPTLSEEEKKERLKGVKALYKELQSHDSKDLFDPNYRRLKYVRYADDFLLGVIGSKKEAEHVKQDLTQFLQEQLKLELSAEKTLITHSKNNARFLGYDIRVARDWHRMKMPNGTKKRKFNYQTKLFVPHEKYIQKLVQLNALKIGPNNGWKPIHRSYLVHNDDLEILRTYNAEIEGYYNYYRLASNVHVLQSFRQTMKYSMIKTYANKYKSTVSKTINKFSINGEFGVRYETKEGLKTAYFTLQRMEKNDAIKQPTVDTVENTLIYSGRTSMIDRLLAEKCEWCALSGVPLEMHHVHKLKDLQGKKKWEQRMIARRRKTMALCVTCHHDLHNGKLD; this comes from the coding sequence ATGAGAATTCCAACAGTAGTATTAAATCGTCTAACTGCCAAAGCAAAAGTCGGTAATTATGTATTTGAGCGACTGTATCGCAACTTGTACAACAAAGAATTCTATTTAGAAGCATATGCAAAACTGTATGGGAATAAGGGCAGCAACACTAAAGGAGTCAATGAAGATACAATTGATGGTATGAGTATGAAACGTATTGAAAAGCTCATTGAAAAACTACAAAATCAAACGTATCAACCTAATCTAGCACGAAGGGTATATATCCCTAAAAAGGATGGGAAAACAAGACCGTTAGGCATTCCTACCTTTGAGGATAAATTAGTACAAGAAGTTGTTCGCCGACTGCTTGAAAGCATCTTTGAACCATCGTTCTCTGCTCACTCTCATGGATTTAGACCAAATCGTAGCTGTCATACCGCATTAAAAGAAATCCGTAATACTTTTACGGGAACTAGATGGTTTATTGAGGGTGACATTAAAGGATTCTTTAATAATATCGACCACCATGTTTTAGTTGGCATTTTGCGAAAAAGAATTCACGATGAGAAGCTCATCAATTTAATCTGGAAATTTTTGCGCGCAGGATATGTAGAAGATTGGGTATTTCATAAAACCTATAGCGGTGCACCACAGGGTGGAATTATCAGCCCGCTTTTATCGAATATTTATTTGAATGAACTCGATGATTATGTGGGGAAATATATTGCACGCTATAACAAAGGTGACAAAAGAATTCACAATTCTTCCTATCATAACCTTGCTTCCAAGATTAACAATCGCAAAGAAAAAAATAAACGTGATTGGCCAACTTTATCTGAAGAGGAAAAGAAGGAGCGGTTGAAGGGGGTAAAAGCCCTTTACAAAGAACTGCAAAGTCATGACAGTAAAGACCTCTTTGATCCAAATTATCGCCGCTTGAAATACGTTCGTTATGCGGATGATTTTTTACTCGGTGTCATTGGTAGTAAAAAGGAAGCTGAACATGTCAAACAAGATTTAACGCAGTTCCTACAAGAACAACTAAAACTAGAACTGAGTGCAGAGAAAACTTTGATTACCCATAGTAAGAACAATGCCCGCTTTCTTGGTTATGATATTCGTGTCGCTAGAGATTGGCATCGAATGAAAATGCCAAATGGAACAAAAAAACGAAAATTTAACTATCAAACAAAGCTTTTCGTTCCACACGAAAAATATATCCAAAAGTTAGTACAGTTGAATGCGTTAAAAATAGGACCAAATAATGGCTGGAAACCAATACATCGCTCGTATTTGGTGCACAATGACGACCTCGAAATTTTACGAACGTACAATGCGGAAATAGAAGGCTACTACAATTACTACCGCTTGGCGAGTAATGTACATGTTTTACAGTCCTTCCGTCAAACCATGAAATATAGCATGATTAAAACGTACGCGAATAAATACAAGTCTACCGTCAGTAAGACGATCAATAAATTCAGCATTAACGGAGAATTCGGGGTTCGATATGAAACGAAAGAAGGCCTTAAAACAGCCTACTTTACGTTGCAACGAATGGAAAAAAACGATGCGATAAAACAACCAACCGTCGATACAGTTGAGAATACATTAATTTATTCAGGGCGAACAAGTATGATTGACCGTTTACTTGCCGAAAAGTGTGAATGGTGTGCTTTGTCAGGTGTACCACTTGAGATGCATCACGTTCATAAATTGAAAGATTTACAAGGTAAGAAAAAATGGGAGCAAAGAATGATAGCCCGTAGACGAAAAACGATGGCATTATGTGTAACATGCCATCACGATTTGCATAATGGCAAGTTAGATTAA
- a CDS encoding Maf family protein: MKFISLKPIVLASSSPRRKELLQLAGIDFTVRPSDVDEDVPFTLEEPYEYAVRLSERKALAVVESEEEIIIAADTIVVKNGRVFPKPANDAQAIDFLMELSGELHEVITGVTILANGKTIQFAGLSQVKFRNLDEELVYAYVKSGDASDKAGAYGIQTQGMLFVENMVGDYQNIVGLPISDLVNRMRQEGLLILEGGGA; the protein is encoded by the coding sequence ATGAAATTTATTAGTCTAAAACCAATCGTTCTCGCATCTTCTTCGCCGAGACGTAAAGAATTACTACAGCTTGCAGGAATTGATTTCACGGTGAGACCGAGTGATGTAGATGAGGATGTCCCGTTCACGCTAGAAGAGCCATATGAGTATGCGGTTCGTTTGTCGGAGCGAAAGGCGCTTGCGGTAGTTGAATCAGAAGAAGAAATCATTATTGCGGCGGATACGATTGTGGTGAAAAACGGCAGAGTATTCCCAAAGCCGGCAAATGACGCGCAAGCTATTGATTTCTTAATGGAGTTATCTGGAGAGTTGCATGAAGTGATTACAGGTGTGACGATCCTTGCGAATGGGAAGACGATTCAGTTTGCTGGTTTGTCTCAAGTGAAGTTTAGGAATCTGGATGAAGAGCTTGTTTACGCTTATGTGAAATCTGGTGATGCTTCAGACAAAGCAGGTGCGTACGGCATCCAAACGCAAGGGATGCTGTTCGTAGAAAATATGGTGGGCGATTACCAAAATATCGTAGGGTTGCCGATCAGTGATCTGGTCAACCGTATGCGTCAAGAAGGTTTGTTGATTTTAGAAGGCGGTGGCGCGTAA
- a CDS encoding prepilin peptidase: MEWLYSMFFFLYGITFGSFFNVVGLRVPLKESIVSPPSHCTTCDRNLTAIDLVPVFSYVFLRGKCRGCKEKISALYPTMELITGVLFVCAYLYFGFQWELVVALLFISMLVMLTVSDLKYMLIPNKILLPFGIAIFILRFVSPLTPWWDSLLGAAIGFGLLLLIAIVSNGGMGGGDIKLFFVIGLVLGTMQTLVTLFLASLIGAIVGLIFLKKTKRGRKTPVPFGPSIAAAALIAYFYGAQLVSWYTGLLN; encoded by the coding sequence ATGGAATGGCTCTATAGTATGTTTTTCTTCCTCTACGGCATCACGTTCGGCTCGTTTTTTAATGTCGTCGGCCTGCGTGTGCCGCTAAAGGAGTCGATCGTGTCGCCTCCTTCGCACTGTACGACGTGTGATCGGAACTTGACTGCGATTGACCTAGTGCCGGTCTTCTCTTACGTATTCTTGCGCGGCAAGTGCAGAGGCTGTAAAGAGAAGATCAGTGCGCTTTATCCCACGATGGAACTGATCACGGGTGTGTTGTTCGTTTGTGCATACTTATACTTTGGTTTCCAGTGGGAGCTCGTTGTGGCGCTGCTGTTTATCTCGATGCTTGTTATGTTAACGGTATCCGACCTCAAGTATATGTTGATCCCAAATAAAATTTTATTACCGTTTGGTATTGCGATTTTCATTCTGCGCTTCGTTAGTCCACTGACGCCTTGGTGGGATAGTTTACTTGGTGCAGCGATTGGGTTCGGCTTGTTGCTGTTGATTGCGATTGTGTCAAATGGCGGTATGGGCGGTGGCGATATTAAATTGTTTTTCGTGATCGGCTTAGTGCTCGGGACGATGCAGACGTTAGTGACGCTGTTTCTCGCATCATTGATTGGCGCGATTGTCGGACTGATTTTCTTGAAAAAGACGAAGCGAGGACGAAAGACGCCTGTGCCATTTGGTCCCTCGATTGCGGCTGCTGCACTCATTGCCTATTTTTATGGCGCGCAGCTTGTCAGTTGGTACACAGGTTTGTTGAACTAA
- a CDS encoding PilN domain-containing protein, with the protein MLVDINLLPEKIREKTTFLWIAIAILLVAFISWVVLYFFAQKYDDEAQKLQQSTYEIQKQQESITSQMRLSAFGQEKEQLAATVEFLKGHQYKTQPLIEDLSKALPDRGFFQELTFAAPNEVTLKVQFDDLMEPALYLTRMKASSLVIDATFEGIETEKLVIKERENVLPRYFATYFIQFVDDRALPGTDADVDPNAIEEPQEEAPPAEEQPQQPAPEEPQPPVDGNTEGGDTLE; encoded by the coding sequence ATGTTAGTCGATATAAATCTACTGCCGGAGAAGATCCGGGAGAAGACTACTTTTCTTTGGATAGCGATTGCCATCCTTTTAGTCGCTTTCATTAGTTGGGTCGTGCTGTATTTCTTCGCTCAAAAATATGATGATGAAGCTCAAAAGTTACAACAATCTACATATGAAATACAGAAACAACAAGAAAGTATTACGTCCCAAATGCGGTTGTCTGCATTTGGTCAGGAAAAAGAACAGTTAGCTGCGACGGTGGAGTTTCTTAAGGGGCATCAATATAAAACACAACCTCTTATAGAAGATCTTTCGAAAGCATTGCCTGATCGAGGATTCTTCCAGGAGTTGACTTTCGCTGCACCGAATGAAGTGACGTTGAAGGTGCAGTTTGATGATTTGATGGAGCCTGCGCTCTATCTAACACGAATGAAAGCATCCTCGTTAGTAATTGATGCGACATTCGAAGGAATTGAGACGGAAAAATTAGTTATTAAAGAACGCGAGAATGTCTTGCCTAGATATTTCGCTACCTATTTCATTCAGTTTGTTGATGACCGTGCGCTGCCAGGTACAGATGCAGATGTAGACCCAAATGCGATTGAAGAGCCGCAAGAGGAAGCCCCACCTGCTGAAGAACAACCACAGCAACCTGCACCTGAAGAACCACAACCTCCTGTAGATGGGAATACGGAAGGAGGCGATACGCTTGAATAA
- the pilM gene encoding type IV pilus biogenesis protein PilM has translation MSILSNLKRPLSKLTMPTFSRKKRVYSLTLDDVAIRYVRIKSLDPIVLDTAKEMLLPEHVIQEGRITEEDMLRDVLTEVVKDWNLAKRDVAFLAPDTYVIIRRVAYPDTVEDEELKSHFFIEIGSTIYLPFDDPVFDVVPYTANNAQNEAILIASKESIMQTYEEVLKSVKLEPVVADIAPLSLYRLAHHVHQFEGTEHILLADLRGRSLTVSIFYSHYPLFIRSMELELPLSMSTGEELEQQVEPLTIVMELEKLANFYRFNLAENDSTITHLVWNGTFTQQEELLQMVRERLAIEALPLVKEPISCVDGTAITADFHRAIGLALKEEV, from the coding sequence ATGTCTATTTTATCTAATTTAAAACGCCCGCTTTCCAAACTCACTATGCCAACATTCAGCCGTAAAAAACGTGTTTATTCATTAACACTTGACGATGTCGCGATTCGGTACGTACGAATAAAGTCCTTGGATCCGATCGTGCTAGACACTGCAAAAGAGATGTTGCTACCTGAACATGTCATCCAAGAAGGCCGAATAACTGAAGAGGATATGCTCCGGGATGTCTTGACAGAGGTTGTGAAAGATTGGAATCTTGCGAAGCGTGACGTGGCGTTTCTTGCGCCCGATACATATGTCATTATCCGACGTGTTGCGTATCCGGACACGGTAGAGGATGAAGAGCTGAAAAGCCATTTCTTTATCGAGATTGGTTCGACGATTTATTTGCCATTTGATGATCCGGTATTTGATGTCGTTCCGTATACAGCGAATAATGCGCAAAATGAAGCGATTTTGATTGCGTCCAAAGAAAGTATTATGCAGACGTATGAAGAAGTGCTGAAGTCCGTAAAGTTAGAACCTGTTGTGGCGGACATTGCGCCACTTTCTCTGTACCGTCTGGCACACCATGTACATCAATTTGAGGGGACCGAACATATTCTCCTTGCTGATTTGCGTGGTCGTAGTCTGACCGTATCTATTTTCTATTCTCATTATCCATTGTTCATACGCTCGATGGAACTTGAGTTGCCGCTCAGCATGTCGACAGGTGAAGAGCTGGAACAGCAGGTTGAGCCACTTACGATCGTCATGGAGCTCGAGAAACTGGCGAATTTCTATCGCTTTAATTTGGCGGAGAATGATTCGACCATAACCCATCTAGTATGGAATGGAACCTTTACACAACAAGAGGAATTATTGCAGATGGTACGAGAACGTTTAGCGATCGAAGCACTTCCCTTAGTGAAGGAGCCGATTAGTTGTGTGGATGGAACCGCTATTACTGCGGATTTCCACCGAGCTATTGGTCTCGCACTGAAGGAAGAGGTGTAA
- a CDS encoding type II secretion system protein, which yields MKKTFDSRGITLVELLAVIIILGVIAAIAIPFISNLLENSRIKSEKNNAILLIEMADLYFIENPHHDLSVNSVSVTDLMREGYLQDINLVNDSFWIAEDKPSWICGMAYTKKNKVEFRKATVEMINNSGKYTKVGKAECGSLPAIP from the coding sequence ATGAAAAAAACTTTTGATAGTCGCGGAATCACACTTGTTGAATTACTTGCAGTCATTATAATTCTGGGTGTCATTGCAGCAATCGCTATTCCTTTTATTTCTAACCTATTAGAAAACTCACGTATCAAGTCGGAAAAAAATAATGCTATTTTATTAATTGAAATGGCAGATTTATATTTCATCGAAAATCCTCACCATGATTTATCTGTAAACTCTGTTAGTGTAACCGATCTAATGAGAGAGGGGTATCTTCAAGATATCAATCTAGTTAACGATTCTTTTTGGATTGCTGAAGATAAACCATCATGGATTTGCGGTATGGCCTACACTAAGAAAAATAAAGTTGAATTTCGTAAAGCGACAGTAGAAATGATTAATAATAGTGGTAAGTATACGAAAGTAGGGAAAGCGGAATGTGGTAGTTTGCCGGCTATTCCATAG
- a CDS encoding type II secretion system protein has product MKKFLQKKLNQKGLTLVELLAVIVILGIIAAIAVPAIGNIITNSKVSALKADGQNAISAANIYFAESKSDATSVTTEVLKTEGFLEDTGSFTAESLGTITKASGEGATVTNITISGTATNGNINVVFANASNADINAADNKVGGTNVTVNR; this is encoded by the coding sequence ATGAAAAAATTTTTACAGAAGAAATTAAATCAAAAAGGTTTGACGCTTGTCGAGCTACTGGCAGTTATTGTTATTTTGGGAATTATTGCTGCGATTGCGGTGCCGGCTATTGGGAATATTATTACGAATTCGAAGGTAAGTGCACTTAAGGCTGATGGACAGAATGCTATATCTGCCGCTAATATTTATTTTGCGGAATCAAAATCAGATGCCACGTCGGTAACTACTGAAGTTCTAAAAACAGAAGGTTTCTTAGAAGATACTGGTAGTTTTACAGCTGAATCTTTAGGTACAATCACTAAAGCTTCAGGTGAAGGTGCTACTGTTACTAATATCACCATTAGTGGAACTGCGACTAACGGTAACATAAACGTGGTCTTTGCTAATGCTTCAAATGCAGATATTAATGCTGCTGATAATAAAGTTGGTGGTACAAACGTTACAGTTAATCGTTAA
- a CDS encoding type II secretion system F family protein: MARFTYEGRDAKAIRRGTVTATNKRDAAIKLKGQGIRVVSLVEQKETVLTKDITIGSPVKRDQLIMFLRQFSTLLQAGVTIVDAVRILSMQVEQAAFRKILTSVQEDLRTGTPLSVALAKHPKVFEPLILNMISAGELSGTVDESLDQLADHFEKAYRSRQKVMSALSYPIVVGILAIGVVIFLLSFVVPMFVEMFDSIGGELPWLTIFVLRASDFMQSYWYVVILAVAAIVVGITLIRNNPQGKYILDTILLKLPIFGNIVQKSSLAMMTRTLSSMFSSSVPILQSLAMTERVVDNKVISKVIGESRASMERGGSLTEPMMNHWAFPPLIPHMIAIGEETGSLDSMLAKVADFYEKEVEAATDRLKALIEPLMIVFLAAIVGTIVLAIMMPMFSMFEQIDSL, encoded by the coding sequence GTGGCTCGTTTTACATATGAAGGGCGAGATGCTAAAGCGATTCGCCGTGGTACGGTAACCGCTACGAATAAACGTGATGCGGCAATCAAACTTAAAGGGCAAGGGATTCGTGTGGTAAGTCTTGTGGAACAGAAAGAGACTGTTTTGACGAAGGATATAACTATTGGAAGTCCGGTAAAGCGTGATCAATTGATCATGTTCTTGCGACAGTTCTCAACGCTTCTTCAAGCGGGGGTTACGATTGTGGATGCGGTGAGGATTTTATCTATGCAGGTGGAGCAGGCGGCTTTTCGAAAGATCTTAACATCAGTTCAGGAGGATTTGCGGACAGGTACTCCTTTGTCGGTTGCTTTAGCTAAACATCCTAAAGTTTTTGAACCTTTGATTTTGAATATGATCAGTGCCGGAGAATTATCAGGTACAGTGGATGAGTCCCTTGATCAACTTGCTGACCATTTCGAGAAAGCTTATCGTTCAAGACAAAAAGTAATGTCTGCGTTGTCTTATCCAATTGTCGTCGGTATATTGGCTATCGGAGTAGTTATTTTCCTGCTCTCATTCGTCGTGCCAATGTTTGTGGAGATGTTCGATAGTATTGGCGGGGAACTGCCTTGGCTTACAATATTCGTACTACGAGCCAGTGATTTCATGCAGAGCTACTGGTATGTCGTAATATTGGCAGTTGCCGCAATTGTCGTGGGTATCACATTAATACGAAATAATCCTCAAGGGAAATACATACTAGACACTATTTTATTGAAGCTTCCGATCTTTGGTAATATCGTACAGAAATCTTCTTTGGCTATGATGACGCGAACGCTTAGCTCAATGTTTTCGAGCTCGGTTCCAATTCTACAGTCTCTAGCGATGACGGAGAGAGTAGTAGACAACAAAGTAATATCGAAAGTAATTGGAGAATCCAGAGCGTCCATGGAACGTGGGGGATCACTAACTGAGCCGATGATGAACCATTGGGCTTTCCCTCCTTTAATCCCGCATATGATTGCGATTGGAGAAGAAACTGGTTCTTTGGACTCGATGCTAGCAAAAGTTGCTGACTTCTATGAAAAGGAAGTAGAGGCTGCTACAGACCGCTTAAAAGCTTTAATAGAGCCTTTAATGATTGTTTTCCTAGCAGCAATAGTCGGGACTATAGTTTTGGCAATCATGATGCCGATGTTTAGTATGTTTGAACAGATAGATAGTTTGTAA
- a CDS encoding type IV pilus twitching motility protein PilT: protein MTERIDQLLTEAFKIKASDIHLTIGVPPVFRVHGDLKRFGETVMTEEDTKEIAYQTIPEKMIPAFKEAGQIDYSYEIAGVSRFRVNAFQQRGAISLAFRTIPTKIPTIDDLNMPGTLKSLSDTAQGLILVTGPTGSGKSTTLAAMIRYMNETMRKHIITLEDPIEYMHAHGSSIIDQREVGFDTLSFADGLRAALRQDPDVILVGEMRDLETISTAITAAETGHLVLATLHTWSAASTIDRIIDVFPHGQQAQIRVQLAGVLKAVVSQRLFQTMDKQGRRAATEIMINNPAVSNLIRSEKIHQIPNVIQTSRAQGMHMMDHSVKNLMDQRIISYEAALPFLQGDD from the coding sequence GTGACGGAAAGAATTGATCAATTACTAACTGAGGCCTTCAAAATTAAAGCATCCGATATTCACTTAACTATAGGCGTGCCGCCAGTTTTCCGGGTACATGGTGACTTGAAACGTTTTGGTGAAACGGTTATGACTGAAGAAGACACAAAAGAAATTGCTTATCAGACGATCCCAGAAAAGATGATTCCTGCATTTAAAGAAGCTGGACAGATTGACTATTCTTATGAAATCGCTGGCGTTTCACGTTTCCGTGTCAACGCATTCCAACAACGCGGTGCGATTTCATTGGCATTCCGGACGATTCCTACAAAGATTCCGACAATCGATGATTTGAATATGCCGGGAACGTTGAAGAGTTTATCTGATACGGCACAAGGACTAATCTTAGTAACGGGGCCAACAGGTTCAGGTAAGTCCACAACACTTGCAGCGATGATCCGTTATATGAATGAAACGATGCGAAAGCATATTATTACATTGGAAGATCCGATTGAGTATATGCATGCGCACGGTTCTTCTATTATTGATCAGCGTGAAGTCGGTTTTGATACGCTGTCGTTTGCGGACGGTTTACGTGCTGCTTTGCGTCAAGATCCGGACGTTATTCTAGTTGGTGAGATGCGAGATTTGGAGACGATCTCTACGGCCATTACTGCTGCGGAAACCGGCCACTTAGTTCTTGCGACTTTACACACGTGGAGTGCTGCTTCGACGATTGATAGAATCATAGATGTATTTCCTCATGGTCAACAGGCGCAAATTCGTGTGCAATTGGCGGGCGTTTTGAAGGCAGTCGTTTCTCAGCGTTTATTCCAGACGATGGATAAGCAAGGCAGACGTGCGGCAACGGAGATTATGATTAATAATCCTGCTGTGTCGAACTTGATACGATCTGAGAAGATTCACCAGATTCCAAACGTCATTCAGACAAGTCGTGCGCAAGGGATGCATATGATGGATCACTCCGTAAAGAATTTGATGGATCAGCGAATTATTTCGTATGAAGCAGCATTGCCGTTTTTGCAAGGGGATGATTAA
- a CDS encoding GspE/PulE family protein, with amino-acid sequence MATTRKRLGDLLIESGLLSDEQLMSTLKEKSRDERLGDALLQRGYITEQQLIEVLEFQLGIPHVNLFRYPFDPKLFNIVPKGLAQQKMIVPLKKDGDKLFVAMADPMDYNTIEDLRLSTGFHIETAIASKDDITRTITRYYDDELFDDLLFEEPETTASQMEQQDDIVDNDSPVVRLVNQIISSAVSMKSSDIHIDPQEHQVMIRFRIDGKLQTERVLPKHMQSMLLARIKIMGNLNITETRMPQDGRIKVMIDFRPIDLRLSTLPTVFGEKVVMRILDLSSSLNDMTKLGFGPTNLERFLKEIEKPNGIVLISGPTGSGKSSTLYAALNRLNSEEVNIITIEDPVEYQLEGINQIQVNSNVGLTFATGLRSILRQDPDIVMVGEIRDKETVEIAIRASLTGHLVLSTIHTNDSVASISRLLDMGVEPFLLTASLNAIVAQRLIRRVCRDCGTFQQATDREKEIFARRGKTIETIHRGTGCSACNMTGYRGRIAIHEVLIINAELRDAINSGAAPTVFRDIAERSETIFLIDDGLEKVKQGITTTEEVLRVALLD; translated from the coding sequence ATGGCGACAACTAGAAAACGTCTTGGAGATTTATTAATAGAGTCTGGTTTGCTATCGGACGAACAGTTAATGAGTACGTTGAAAGAAAAGTCCCGGGATGAGCGACTTGGTGATGCGTTATTGCAGCGTGGTTATATTACGGAGCAGCAGTTAATTGAAGTGTTGGAGTTCCAACTCGGAATTCCTCACGTCAACTTGTTCCGATATCCGTTTGATCCGAAGTTGTTTAATATTGTACCTAAAGGTTTAGCGCAGCAAAAAATGATTGTTCCGTTGAAAAAAGATGGAGATAAATTATTTGTCGCGATGGCGGACCCAATGGATTACAATACGATTGAAGATTTACGACTTTCCACAGGATTTCATATAGAAACTGCGATTGCGTCAAAAGATGATATCACACGAACGATCACTCGATATTATGATGATGAATTATTTGATGACTTGCTGTTTGAAGAACCGGAAACTACTGCAAGTCAGATGGAGCAACAAGATGATATCGTAGATAATGATTCTCCTGTAGTGCGTCTAGTGAACCAGATTATTTCTAGTGCGGTTTCTATGAAGTCTAGTGATATTCATATTGATCCTCAAGAACACCAAGTTATGATCCGTTTTAGAATTGACGGGAAGTTGCAGACGGAACGAGTTTTACCAAAGCATATGCAGTCGATGTTGCTTGCGCGGATTAAAATCATGGGGAATTTAAACATTACAGAAACTCGTATGCCGCAAGATGGTCGGATTAAAGTAATGATTGATTTCCGTCCGATTGATTTACGGTTATCGACTTTGCCAACAGTCTTTGGTGAGAAAGTCGTTATGCGTATTTTGGACTTGAGCAGCTCGTTGAACGATATGACAAAGCTTGGTTTTGGGCCGACGAATCTGGAACGGTTCCTTAAAGAGATAGAGAAGCCGAATGGTATCGTGTTAATTTCAGGGCCAACGGGTTCTGGTAAGTCATCTACGTTATATGCAGCCTTGAATCGATTGAATAGCGAAGAGGTAAATATTATTACGATTGAAGATCCTGTGGAGTATCAATTGGAAGGAATTAATCAAATTCAAGTGAATTCTAACGTGGGATTGACGTTTGCGACAGGGTTACGGTCGATATTGCGACAAGATCCTGACATAGTAATGGTCGGAGAAATTCGGGATAAAGAGACAGTGGAAATCGCAATACGTGCTTCATTGACTGGACACTTAGTTTTAAGCACGATCCACACGAATGACTCGGTTGCGTCTATATCACGATTGCTTGATATGGGTGTGGAGCCTTTCCTTTTGACGGCTTCTCTGAATGCGATTGTAGCTCAACGATTGATTCGTCGTGTTTGTCGAGACTGTGGTACTTTTCAACAGGCAACCGATCGTGAAAAAGAGATTTTTGCTAGACGTGGGAAAACGATAGAAACGATACATCGCGGTACAGGTTGTTCTGCGTGTAATATGACTGGTTATCGTGGACGTATTGCGATACATGAAGTTTTGATCATAAATGCAGAATTGCGTGATGCCATTAATAGCGGCGCAGCACCTACAGTATTTCGTGATATTGCAGAGAGAAGTGAAACGATATTCCTGATAGATGATGGTTTGGAAAAAGTGAAGCAAGGCATTACAACTACTGAAGAAGTGTTGAGAGTAGCCTTGTTAGATTAG